The genomic window ATTGTCATTTGCTCACAATGCAAACAAAAGTGGTTAAATACCCGGTGGGGATGGTAatgtgaaaattaaataaaagcgtAGTTGCTAGTGGGGGATGAGGAAGCTATGATTTTTGTTGCCATTTGTATTAATTTGTAATAAATCGTGCGCCCGATGCTGAATGGGAAATAGGAATATATAATGAATAACTAATAATACAATTACAAATATATATATTTGCAtagaaataatatttaaaaattattcaataatttaatatattttttgttaaattattcaaaatactctataatcaattaaattataCAACACAAAtcatctttctttttttcttatctttttttttttatattgtcgTCACCACCACtattttttttctcctctttattttctcatttgatttttcttaattaaatattatttagcATCTAAGTCTTtaagcaaagaaaaaaaaaagtagtggTTGAGGTTTGACACGTGTGCTAGAAGGTGGGACCAGAGACGCGATAGAAAATAGGGACGATCTACAGAATACAACATCTGTAAGGATAGACAATTACAAAGAGAAAGAAGAGCAAGAGGACattttggggttttcctttcATAAAAAAGATCATCCGTGTCTCTCCCCACACACACACTCCCTTGCTCATGTAAGAAGCACCGAGAGATGAGAGACCGAGGGAGGCACATCATTTCTCTTTAAACCTTCTAAAATCCACACCTCNNNNNNNNNNNNNNNNNNNNNNNNNNNNNNNNNNNNNNNNNNNNNNNNNNNNNNNNNNNNNNNNNNNNNNNNNNNNNNNNNNNNNNNNNNNNNNNNNNNNNNNNNNNNNNNNNNNNNNNNNNNNNNNNNNNNNNNNNNNNNNNNNNNNNNNNNNNNNNNNNNNNNNNNNNNNNNNNNNNNNNNNNNNNNNNNNNNNNNNNNNNNNNNNNNNNNNNNNNNNNNNNNNNNNNNNNNNNNNNNNNNNNNNNNNNNNNNNNNNNNNNNNNNNNNNNNNNNNNNNNNNNNNNNNNNNNNNNNNNNNNNNNNNNNNNNNNNNNNNNNNNNNNNNNNNNNNNNNNNNNNNNNNNNNNNNNNNNNNNNNNNNNNNNNNNNNNNNNNNNNNNNNNNNNNNNNNNNNNNNNNNNNNNNNNNNNNNNNNNNNNNNNNNNNNNNNNNNNNNNNNNNNNNNNNNNNNNNNNNNNNNNNNNNNNNNNNNNNNNNNNNNNNNNNNNNNNNNNNNNNNNNNNNNACACCCACCCTCCCCATATCTCCCATAACACACACCACCTCTTGTCTCTTCCAATCAACCCTCTTCCACGCTCCACAAGACATGTGCCATGATAACTGGGTTAAGATCGCCATGGCCGACGATTCTCTCGTCGTCGACCTCCTTCTCCGACTCCACCAAGCCCAACAGCCGCCGCCACCTCCCTCTCTTAACCTGCAGTGGAGCGTGCGTCAGCGCCGTTCCAAGTGCGTTCCCCGCCACAATAAAGCGGAGACAACTAGAGCCAGTCCTACCACCCCTCTCTCTTGGAGCGCCACCACCTCAGCAAGCGGAGGAGGCGCCACTCTAGATAGCTACGAGGAGTCCAGCCGCCCGACCAGACACCTGCATACCTCGAGAtctaaggttccacgcttcatctctctctctctctctcttcctttttgTTAGTTTGAGTTCAGCCGTATTCCTTGTTATGTTTTTAATTCTGTGGGTATGCTGTGTGCATGAGGTGCTCGCTAAACGCAGTGCATAAGTTGAAGGGAAGGGAAGGGAAGGGAACTGACTTTGTCTCTGTTTCTTTTAAAagttttcttattcttttacCATGTTGGCATCCAATTAAGTGCCACTCGCactttatatttttttgaatCATGGATGGACGAAAATGCCATTCACCACTCATCAAGCTCAGCTCAGCCTTTGGTCCGATCGCGCctctttgccttttttttttcaaataaaaccaTTTTCGGAGCTGCCTTTATTCACCTTATCATCTTCTCAACACAGATTTGAACCGGTGCCTCCCTACTCTCGCAGGACACGCCGTGTTATCATCTTCTTTACCTttattcctctctctctctctctttctttcgtCAGGAAAGTTCAACCTATTACCCTTTTGTAACTGttaatgtattttatattttatttcttaattttggaAAGGAAAGGAGAGACTTTGATTCAACGCAAGGAGTCAGAGACTTGAATGACTCTTATTTTCACGTTTTTTCCTCGCCGCTCTTCATCTCAAATTACGCAAATGACCTTCCTTCTCGAGGGCATTTTCGTCTCTCGGGGATATGTTCTGGCCGTGTCCGGAGatggttaaaaaataaaaaaggtttgTGGGATTGTGAAGTGTAAACTGGGATGTTATTGTTGCAGTGTGGCATTCGTGGTTTGATAGGGAGGtggataaatattaaatttatgaGGGGTATTTATGTAATATGAGGAGAGCAGCAGCACCACAAGTGCATTTTCGGTGGCGTGTTTTCGTGGGAAAGGCAAAATAGCTCTTGcgactgctgcttgttttgtaGTGGTTGTGCACTTTGGAATGCTCTTGTGTATTAGGTTTGGAGCACTCATGTGGTGTCACCTCCCCTACTGTAGCTTTACCTGCGGCCGCACCTTCTCTACTTCATTTAGGGGTCTGCGTCGTCGTTTCACATACGAGAGACGTTTGTTAAGGTATCTGCATCACAGCTTGATCGGAACCCTATGTATtgtcaattaaaaatattattagtaTTATGCATGGGCAAAAGTCAAAAGTAGCAAGTCCTTATTTTTTTGATTGGGAACTGTTATTCTATGAAGAAAACATGGTGGTATATTAGTCCTTTTATGCTTGGTGGGGTAAGGTCCAAAAGGGGAGAATCTGTGGTTTTTTGGGATCGAGACGAACATGTGGTTAACAAAATGAAATTATGACttatctcttctcttctctctctaaataaatgggaaaagaaaaagaaaaagataaaggaaggtgGGGGAAAATAGTAACTTGCAAACCATTACAAAAGGAGGAGTAAGTTAAATTGGAGGAGAGGAGATAGGGATTTTGGTAGCTGAGAAACGAAGAGCGAGGGGGGGACCATAGTGTCACTGCCACCAACTAAGCTGGCTGGTTAGTTATTGGCGTTTATTAGTCACCGCTCACCGCTATCCATGGAATccatcctttcattttttatattattataatgGATTATGGATATGCAATTATGCATTACGCCAATACCttcatttattttttgtttgtagAGGCAGATTGTGAGCTCACATACTTTTCTTACACACCAAATCATCAATATATAACACAATACACACGCTCTCTCGGTCTCAATGTATGAACCTGTTTTCCTGCTCCACCACTCGGATGGAAATACGTGCTTGGCTGGCATGTACTCTATATTTACGTGATAGTAAGGAGCCACCATCACACTGGGGACTGTGGAGGGTGTCATTGACATTTTCATTCAATACCTCAGacccagtctctgtctcagtctGCCACTTTGCACTTCACAGAAAGAGAGAAACAAATATGGCACGCTTACCCTCACTACTCCACCCTTTTTGGCTTTACTTTAACGCCATCTTTTCTATCTCCTTCCACTCTCtccttattatttattattataataaaaatcatCAATGTCGATTGCACAACTGCACCCTCCTATCCTACCTAAATCCTAAACATTGGTCCGCTGCCTCACTTCActccatttttttttccttttctgagAATATGATACAATGTTTCAAGTCCCTAAATTCGGTATTTTATATATTGCAGGTTGCAAATCCAACCGAAACAGCTCTTACCAAAAAGTCACGAAGGAAAAAGGTAAATGttgatacatatatatatatatattctcagatcttgttttagtttaaatGTGTCATGTACAAGAGGATCGAATGATACGAATATGAATTAAGGATTGGGCATAAGATATGATATTAATGAATAGAAGAGTGAAGAATTGGTTGCCCATGGCATTCCATCTAAAATACAAGTTGGTGAAGGATTAGGTGATCTACTTGGGAACTGGAAACTGCTGTCAAGTGTTAACCGAATAGAATAATAAGCTATTTTACATGTTTTCATTGAGTATATCGAAAGCAAAGTGCTAATGATTTCTATGTAAAATTGAGTTTGTTTGGGCCTCCAACCCAATAGAATAATGAGCTAGTTTACATTTTGACTTAGTATTTGTTGATTTGTTTGCAGACTTTAGCTGAACTAAAAGAGGAGGAGACTTTGTTGCTCAAAGAAAGGAGAAGCTTGAAAAATGTACGATTCAGGCGCATATTTGTCTACTCTTCTGATTGAAGATATACTTGTTATGGTTTGTTTATAAACGTTATTTCAATATTTGAACAGGAACTTGCATCGTTGCGTCTCACACTTGAGAAACATAGAGCCACAAATGAAAGCTTAAAGAGATTAAAGGTGACCTTCCCATGTTGTTCTGAATCACTTTTTCATCCATATTTGAAATCTTACAACATTTTTTAATGAGGACAAATGTAGCTAGATACATGTTAATTATGCACTTGATATTTTGCAACAGCTTGATTTGGAGTCGCAACGGAACTCTGAACCAACTAAAATCTGCGAGGAGTCTAAGAAAGGTGTGGTTGACCTACCTCAGTGCCATCCATCAACTTCTCTGTCCCCAAAAACTGTTACACATAAGGTTATTGATGGCCATTCATATGTTTGTCCACTAAATTCTCGTTCCAAATCACAAGAGATGAGTAAAAAAGAATCTACCTTGGTGCTTCCTGATCTAAATTTACCTGTGGATGTGGATTTGAGCTCCAATTGCATGGACTGAATCAGCTAATAAGAAACCGGGTCGCTGCAGAATAATATATGTACTATGATGCAGCCTAACAATTTAGGTTTGTGCTAATGTAATTGTTCTAGATGCTGAAGAGTAAACCATTCATGTTCGTTGGTCAACATTCACGTGGAAATTGTTTCCCAGGGTAGCTTAGAAATCCTAACAGATCAGGCTTAGTATTTCactattttcatatttttttcgtTCCATTGTTTT from Arachis ipaensis cultivar K30076 chromosome B09, Araip1.1, whole genome shotgun sequence includes these protein-coding regions:
- the LOC107619242 gene encoding uncharacterized protein LOC107619242 isoform X2, which produces MCHDNWVKIAMADDSLVVDLLLRLHQAQQPPPPPSLNLQWSVRQRRSKCVPRHNKAETTRASPTTPLSWSATTSASGGGATLDSYEESSRPTRHLHTSRSKVANPTETALTKKSRRKKTLAELKEEETLLLKERRSLKNELASLRLTLEKHRATNESLKRLKLDLESQRNSEPTKICEESKKGVVDLPQCHPSTSLSPKTVTHKVIDGHSYVCPLNSRSKSQEMSKKESTLVLPDLNLPVDVDLSSNCMD
- the LOC107619242 gene encoding uncharacterized protein LOC107619242 isoform X1, which encodes MDYGYAIMHYANTFIYFLFVEADCELTYFSYTPNHQYITQYTRSLGLNVWGLWRVSLTFSFNTSDPVSVSVCHFALHRKRETNMARLPSLLHPFWLYFNAIFSISFHSLLIIYYYNKNHQCRLHNCTLLSYLNPKHWLQIQPKQLLPKSHEGKKTLAELKEEETLLLKERRSLKNELASLRLTLEKHRATNESLKRLKLDLESQRNSEPTKICEESKKGVVDLPQCHPSTSLSPKTVTHKVIDGHSYVCPLNSRSKSQEMSKKESTLVLPDLNLPVDVDLSSNCMD